From one Candidatus Latescibacterota bacterium genomic stretch:
- a CDS encoding MotA/TolQ/ExbB proton channel family protein, with protein DPSGEPAEERMQISLSHQKMLLEKNLGVLGTMAAIAPLVGLLGTIWGIMRAFSNMASTGSAAPSVVAAGVAEALLTTAGGIVIAVPAILLYNHFSRRMNVMLTVAENNARSLRALLMEMGSMA; from the coding sequence GGACCCGTCTGGTGAACCGGCCGAAGAAAGGATGCAGATCAGCCTCAGCCATCAGAAGATGCTGCTCGAAAAGAACCTCGGCGTGCTGGGCACGATGGCCGCGATAGCGCCCCTGGTGGGTCTGCTCGGTACTATCTGGGGTATAATGAGAGCATTCTCCAATATGGCCTCTACGGGCAGCGCGGCACCTTCGGTAGTCGCCGCCGGCGTGGCCGAAGCTCTCCTGACGACAGCTGGCGGCATCGTAATAGCAGTGCCTGCCATTCTTCTGTACAACCATTTTTCGCGAAGGATGAACGTGATGTTGACCGTGGCGGAAAATAACGCTAGAAGCCTCCGGGCGCTTCTGATGGAGATGGGAAGCATGGCATGA
- a CDS encoding biopolymer transporter ExbD translates to MNFIEEEKYGTEPMHGVNMTPLIDVSLVIVVMLLLLTPLALESSIGLRDSTEPEIDMAGEVRRIELNIVSEDSVSVDGLIVHRPFLGDRIRDMIDPGRSQVLITCEGSVSHGAFVNVIDQAKLCGAGGIAVRGR, encoded by the coding sequence ATGAATTTCATAGAAGAGGAAAAATACGGAACAGAGCCGATGCACGGAGTAAATATGACGCCTCTGATAGATGTCTCACTCGTGATAGTAGTGATGCTCCTGCTTCTTACTCCACTGGCTCTGGAGTCGAGCATCGGGCTGAGGGATTCGACAGAACCCGAGATCGATATGGCTGGAGAAGTGAGACGGATCGAGTTGAATATTGTCTCCGAAGACAGTGTGAGTGTGGATGGACTGATCGTCCATCGACCGTTTCTTGGGGACAGGATCAGGGATATGATAGATCCGGGAAGAAGTCAGGTGTTGATCACCTGTGAGGGATCAGTCTCCCATGGAGCGTTTGTGAATGTCATCGATCAGGCAAAATTGTGCGGAGCCGGGGGAATAGCGGTAAGAGGGAGATAG
- a CDS encoding biopolymer transporter ExbD, giving the protein MRGRIIDTRPGIAGINVTPIIDVALVLVIILLITAPVLSISDLGVNLPQAMTRGMEDENRLSITLSITGELSIDKMIVSRGDLPDELGRILAGRQDEGIIVVVRADEDVPYQMVEDVLKKAREAGADRLAIATTQGGKGIEWTPTL; this is encoded by the coding sequence ATGCGCGGAAGGATAATAGATACACGTCCGGGGATCGCCGGTATAAATGTGACACCTATAATAGATGTCGCGCTGGTGCTGGTCATCATCCTCCTTATCACGGCTCCCGTTCTTTCGATCTCCGACCTGGGTGTGAACCTTCCCCAGGCGATGACCCGGGGAATGGAAGATGAGAACAGACTCAGCATCACACTCAGTATCACCGGTGAGCTATCGATAGACAAAATGATCGTATCCCGTGGTGACCTTCCGGATGAACTCGGCCGGATCCTTGCCGGTCGTCAGGATGAGGGGATCATTGTAGTTGTAAGGGCTGATGAAGACGTTCCGTACCAGATGGTCGAGGATGTGCTCAAAAAAGCGAGAGAAGCCGGTGCGGACAGGCTTGCGATCGCCACTACACAGGGAGGGAAAGGGATAGAATGGACACCTACTCTGTAA
- a CDS encoding energy transducer TonB yields the protein MDTYSVSLELAEIQRRTNRLGLLSIAIHILVAVVFIIMRSVAVESEYVSELTEITWFDESVQVADRPVQVAVADIESDMDTDPTEPEVRNIPAVVETGRRISERLSGSMIGTIKKRVINASVLPPVDIVRSIAAPPAAGRSSTRPVRLNRDSRRGEGRPVALAREKNKGPGMLKAVPVDIPSAGKKTMPVRAEMPDAGSAGLSLSGPVSDRALIERVLPEYPEWAKNDGIEVTVQLHFMVLPDGRVKESILVERTSGFKDFDLNAVGAVMDWRFEPLSGGQVNEQWGRIIFNYRLNGGRRKAGISN from the coding sequence ATGGACACCTACTCTGTAAGTCTGGAACTGGCCGAGATACAGCGGAGGACGAACAGGCTCGGGCTGCTCAGTATTGCTATTCATATCCTGGTGGCAGTGGTCTTCATCATTATGAGATCGGTTGCCGTAGAGAGCGAATATGTTTCGGAGCTCACCGAGATCACGTGGTTCGACGAATCAGTGCAGGTGGCCGATCGACCCGTACAGGTCGCGGTTGCCGATATAGAATCAGATATGGATACAGATCCAACCGAGCCGGAAGTCCGGAACATACCCGCGGTCGTCGAGACGGGCAGGAGGATCAGTGAACGACTGTCAGGCTCTATGATCGGGACGATCAAAAAGAGAGTGATAAACGCATCTGTCCTCCCCCCTGTCGACATCGTCCGGTCGATTGCGGCGCCTCCGGCAGCAGGAAGGTCCTCAACCAGGCCTGTCAGGCTGAACAGGGATAGCAGGCGTGGGGAAGGACGGCCGGTAGCGCTCGCCAGAGAAAAGAATAAGGGGCCGGGTATGCTGAAGGCCGTGCCTGTCGATATACCATCTGCTGGAAAAAAGACCATGCCGGTCAGAGCCGAGATGCCCGATGCGGGCAGCGCCGGGTTATCTCTCAGCGGTCCCGTATCGGACAGAGCACTTATAGAACGCGTCCTGCCGGAATATCCGGAGTGGGCGAAGAACGATGGAATAGAAGTGACGGTGCAGCTCCATTTCATGGTCCTTCCCGATGGCCGCGTTAAGGAAAGCATCCTTGTCGAGAGGACATCGGGATTCAAGGATTTCGACCTGAACGCGGTCGGAGCAGTTATGGACTGGAGGTTCGAACCTCTCTCCGGGGGGCAGGTCAACGAACAGTGGGGCAGGATAATATTCAATTACAGACTGAATGGCGGTCGCAGGAAAGCTGGCATATCGAATTAA
- the dinB gene encoding DNA polymerase IV translates to MTDESNNDNSAGTDYSDGIIRSNDRNVYPAGSGEWGPGERVIAHIDMDAFFASVEVLDFPELRGKPVVVGGSSNRGVVSAASYRAREFGIHSAMPIFQAKRLCSGLVIQPGRMKRYSELSHEVMKTLYSYSPLVQQISIDEAYVDLSGTEKLFGRPEETAFRIKKDIFGSTSLTCSVGLSVSKLVAKISSDMNKPDGVTIIPPERVMEFISSLPVGKIPGIGSKSEEELAKTGIKKVGDIGRLAPKFVRERYGKFGERLMSIAAGKAGGEVVPFSPPKSISNEITLSEDTDEIELLEKHLMELSEKVGRRLRKNYMRGRTVTLKLKDSRHRLITRSVTLARPTCQGKKIYTEAKELMEALGIGARQRLIGVGVSNLSSDQDRGLSWSGKPEQGLLFAESDPGEERWDKLDRVMDGILDRFGKGAVKRGRLNE, encoded by the coding sequence ATGACAGATGAGAGTAATAACGACAATTCGGCTGGTACCGACTATTCGGATGGTATCATCCGTTCAAACGACAGGAATGTCTATCCTGCAGGATCTGGAGAATGGGGGCCGGGGGAAAGGGTGATAGCCCATATTGATATGGATGCCTTTTTCGCTTCCGTAGAGGTCCTCGATTTTCCAGAGCTTCGCGGGAAGCCGGTCGTTGTAGGTGGCAGCTCCAATCGGGGTGTTGTTTCCGCGGCGAGTTACAGGGCCCGCGAATTCGGCATCCATTCAGCGATGCCGATATTCCAGGCGAAGAGATTATGCTCCGGGCTCGTGATCCAGCCCGGCAGGATGAAAAGGTACTCGGAACTTTCCCATGAAGTGATGAAGACCCTGTACTCATATTCTCCCCTGGTTCAGCAGATATCGATAGATGAGGCTTATGTCGATCTTTCCGGCACTGAAAAGCTTTTCGGAAGACCTGAAGAGACTGCATTCAGGATCAAGAAGGATATTTTCGGCAGTACCTCGCTCACCTGTTCAGTGGGGTTGTCGGTAAGCAAGCTGGTAGCCAAGATATCTTCCGATATGAACAAACCTGACGGCGTTACTATAATTCCGCCGGAAAGAGTGATGGAGTTCATATCTTCCCTTCCAGTAGGAAAGATCCCCGGGATAGGTTCGAAAAGCGAAGAGGAACTGGCGAAGACAGGAATAAAAAAGGTCGGCGATATCGGGAGGCTCGCTCCGAAGTTCGTCAGGGAACGGTACGGGAAGTTCGGAGAGAGATTGATGTCAATCGCTGCAGGAAAAGCGGGTGGTGAGGTTGTGCCCTTTTCTCCACCTAAATCGATCAGTAATGAGATCACACTCAGCGAAGACACTGACGAGATCGAACTCCTCGAAAAACATCTAATGGAACTTTCCGAGAAAGTCGGCAGGCGGCTGAGAAAGAACTATATGCGCGGCAGGACCGTGACTCTCAAGTTGAAGGACAGTCGGCACAGGTTGATTACAAGATCGGTGACTCTGGCCAGACCGACCTGTCAGGGGAAAAAGATATATACAGAGGCCAAGGAGCTGATGGAGGCGCTTGGGATCGGTGCGAGACAGCGATTGATAGGAGTCGGCGTGTCGAATCTCTCCAGTGATCAGGACCGGGGACTTTCCTGGTCGGGCAAGCCTGAACAGGGGCTATTGTTCGCGGAGAGCGATCCAGGGGAAGAACGATGGGACAAGCTCGACCGGGTGATGGACGGGATACTGGACAGGTTTGGAAAGGGAGCCGTGAAAAGGGGAAGGCTCAATGAATAA
- a CDS encoding DUF4136 domain-containing protein: protein MNRIAAVLCLLALVSFTSCSGISVETDFDPDVDFSIYKTYKWVDYSKDSQKGMMRDPLVKKHVISAANRELTEKGFVPAGDSRPDLLIAFHVGSKKKIDVDHHYYHYGRRGHWRGPDVRVHKYREGTLIIDIIDGGNKELIWRGWAKGVLHGREDAADYVEKSTTRILRRFPPDE from the coding sequence ATGAACAGAATCGCCGCAGTCCTATGTCTTCTGGCACTCGTATCGTTTACTTCCTGCTCGGGGATCTCGGTGGAAACCGACTTCGACCCGGATGTGGACTTCTCGATCTACAAGACCTACAAATGGGTCGATTACAGTAAGGATTCTCAAAAGGGGATGATGAGGGATCCATTGGTCAAAAAACATGTCATAAGCGCCGCGAACAGGGAACTGACCGAAAAAGGGTTCGTACCGGCGGGCGACTCCAGACCCGACCTTCTTATCGCGTTTCATGTAGGATCGAAAAAGAAAATCGATGTCGACCACCACTACTACCATTACGGCAGGCGAGGACATTGGCGCGGTCCTGATGTCAGGGTCCACAAGTATCGCGAGGGAACTTTGATCATCGACATCATCGATGGTGGAAATAAAGAACTCATCTGGAGAGGCTGGGCAAAAGGAGTACTTCACGGGCGCGAGGACGCGGCTGACTACGTGGAAAAATCAACCACCAGAATACTGAGAAGGTTCCCGCCGGATGAATAA
- a CDS encoding arsenic efflux protein: MIDVLRNTFMITGFVFVMMLVIEFLNVLTSGSWQHRLARSRFGKYIFAAILGAIPGCLGAFAAVAMYSHGVLTLGAVVTAMIATSGDEAFVMLAMIPGPAIVLAGILIVVGIIAGILTDIFAGKAGKAGKTTDPDCCEMVVHEDHVEQCFVRGQVLSQWKNCTAARGILAVMLVLLIAAIVTGQLGHHDHGEHDLQVQGGAEESLDESHQVTLDDHEGHDHHEGDVHHDEEAASGEHVHHDEDVHTDEHAGPGESEWDWVRMTMLISSLVALFIVGTVSDHFLEEHLWEHIARKHLLRIFLWTFSALLALYLLTDYLHLDILAIASERGWIILGIACLVGLIPQSGPHLVFVTLFAQGLIPFSVLLAGSIVQDGHGMLPMLADSRRSFLLVKMINLVAGLIIGAAAFAAGY, translated from the coding sequence ATGATCGATGTACTGAGAAATACATTTATGATAACAGGCTTTGTCTTCGTCATGATGCTCGTTATCGAATTTCTCAATGTTCTGACAAGCGGCTCATGGCAGCACAGGCTTGCCAGGAGTAGATTCGGGAAATACATCTTCGCCGCGATTCTCGGCGCGATCCCGGGCTGTCTGGGAGCCTTTGCCGCTGTGGCGATGTATTCACACGGAGTACTGACGCTGGGTGCTGTAGTCACGGCGATGATAGCTACCAGCGGAGATGAGGCCTTCGTCATGCTGGCCATGATCCCAGGACCCGCGATAGTCCTTGCCGGCATCCTTATTGTCGTAGGAATAATCGCCGGGATCCTCACAGATATCTTTGCGGGAAAAGCGGGGAAAGCAGGAAAAACCACAGACCCTGATTGCTGTGAGATGGTGGTCCATGAGGACCACGTCGAACAGTGCTTTGTGAGAGGACAGGTACTCAGTCAGTGGAAAAACTGTACAGCGGCGCGCGGAATACTGGCTGTGATGCTCGTGCTTCTCATTGCTGCTATAGTAACGGGGCAGCTAGGACATCACGATCACGGAGAGCACGACCTTCAGGTGCAAGGGGGCGCTGAGGAATCGCTCGACGAGAGCCATCAGGTGACTCTCGACGATCATGAAGGACATGATCATCATGAGGGGGATGTTCACCACGATGAAGAAGCTGCATCCGGGGAGCATGTCCACCACGACGAAGATGTTCATACCGATGAGCATGCCGGCCCTGGAGAAAGCGAATGGGACTGGGTGCGGATGACGATGCTCATATCCTCGTTAGTGGCCCTGTTTATTGTGGGGACTGTCTCTGACCATTTCCTGGAGGAGCATCTCTGGGAGCATATAGCCCGGAAACATCTTCTCCGGATATTTCTGTGGACCTTCAGTGCGTTATTAGCTCTCTATCTGCTTACCGATTACCTGCATCTTGACATACTTGCAATAGCGAGTGAACGGGGATGGATCATCCTGGGCATAGCGTGTCTTGTGGGGCTGATACCACAGTCGGGGCCTCATCTGGTATTTGTCACTCTTTTTGCCCAGGGCCTGATTCCTTTCAGTGTCCTGCTGGCAGGGTCGATAGTACAGGACGGCCACGGCATGCTTCCGATGCTCGCGGATTCACGGAGGAGTTTCCTGCTTGTCAAGATGATCAACCTGGTCGCCGGACTTATCATCGGAGCAGCAGCGTTCGCTGCTGGCTATTGA
- a CDS encoding DUF2029 domain-containing protein, with protein sequence MRFLQTIKNRLQTLPRAIYLAALIVPLLILISAYYLTVWKSVASFVVALDHNNQLFQDFLGHYYPMARTILHTSTPVPGYFYSAFFALLLVPLCALKQMPAMWGWGILQAISLVTLCVLPLVRLRRLKPGSIALYAGVLITSFPILHNTKWGQVSVMLVVCVVAAFHAYAGKKRVLAGILLAVAVAIKYYPAVFLVYFIIKRDFRVCASFAIALFALYAFLPATAMGLQPWIAFEKARIATMPDLEWIRHDVNSQYFGHVADRWSHLLVKKPVGTMGAQILSVAGYAVFLCNLALLWLMERKNLKDKYTLSLVLLFLSLPFLIKTSWPHYFSYLPFCQIVILTYLTSARSFSNVWKGGLLLLPLSSIACSSVFVFNWFPHWKVYNAYGMIFIANLLLLVCVYFIALKGLTGTDHSSDSK encoded by the coding sequence ATGCGTTTCCTGCAAACCATCAAGAATCGCCTGCAGACTCTTCCCCGGGCTATTTATCTGGCAGCACTGATCGTCCCATTACTTATTCTGATCTCAGCATATTATTTGACGGTATGGAAATCTGTTGCTTCCTTTGTCGTTGCCCTTGACCACAACAACCAGTTGTTCCAGGATTTTCTGGGCCACTACTACCCGATGGCCAGAACCATCCTTCACACATCAACGCCTGTTCCCGGGTATTTTTATTCAGCATTCTTTGCTCTTTTGCTTGTGCCTTTATGCGCTCTTAAACAGATGCCGGCCATGTGGGGTTGGGGAATTTTGCAGGCCATCAGCCTGGTGACATTGTGTGTTCTTCCCCTGGTCAGGCTGCGCCGTCTGAAACCAGGTAGCATCGCTCTTTACGCCGGAGTCTTGATTACTTCCTTCCCAATACTGCACAACACTAAATGGGGACAAGTGAGTGTGATGCTTGTTGTCTGCGTTGTCGCTGCATTCCACGCCTATGCGGGAAAGAAGCGTGTCCTGGCGGGTATCCTGCTCGCTGTTGCAGTAGCAATCAAATATTACCCGGCCGTATTTCTGGTGTACTTTATTATAAAGCGTGACTTCCGTGTCTGCGCCAGCTTTGCTATTGCCCTATTTGCCCTCTATGCTTTCCTTCCAGCCACTGCAATGGGTCTGCAACCGTGGATAGCATTTGAGAAGGCCAGAATTGCGACCATGCCCGATTTGGAATGGATCCGTCATGATGTCAACTCACAATATTTTGGCCATGTGGCGGATAGATGGAGCCATCTTTTAGTCAAGAAGCCTGTTGGCACCATGGGTGCGCAAATACTCTCTGTGGCCGGTTATGCTGTCTTCCTGTGCAACCTGGCCCTTCTCTGGCTGATGGAGCGGAAGAATCTGAAGGATAAATACACCCTCTCACTTGTATTACTTTTTCTCTCACTTCCCTTCCTCATCAAGACTTCCTGGCCGCACTACTTCAGCTATCTACCTTTCTGCCAGATCGTGATCTTGACATACCTGACATCGGCCCGATCTTTTTCCAATGTATGGAAAGGGGGCCTTCTCCTGCTGCCCTTGTCATCGATCGCGTGTTCCAGTGTTTTCGTTTTCAACTGGTTCCCACACTGGAAGGTCTACAACGCTTACGGGATGATCTTCATCGCGAATCTTTTACTTCTGGTCTGCGTTTATTTTATTGCTCTGAAAGGCCTCACCGGGACAGATCATTCATCTGACAGCAAGTGA
- a CDS encoding methyltransferase domain-containing protein codes for MSEQINNKLLELLACPECGTAFTHSGMESNGLCCPGCHRVYGISGGIPLLIPDDTDMTHIEEEEKLGELMADHIPSGGEIFHEQQWKNSKKEYWDFVRKELKGLRTDRIEPTDTGELTGSRELVVLNVGCGLDTGFLDLVSQKSLSEGSSGRDLMLVAFDLMQSLLESLRDDYQSRFNVAGAVQALPFADNTFDCVCCIDLIHHEPDLLEKMLSSFFRILRPGGILILEDINAWGLFQFWKSILLPRPVHGVLRSLFHRLRGSGHQPASYEFPTSVFRVRKILLDSGFTEVTPVPQAAYPNICPAGYSLFRTLSRLKRIVTYHNFHYMLRAIK; via the coding sequence ATGAGCGAACAGATAAACAATAAGCTTCTCGAACTTCTCGCCTGCCCCGAATGCGGCACTGCCTTCACACACTCGGGTATGGAATCTAACGGCCTGTGTTGCCCCGGCTGCCACCGCGTTTACGGAATATCCGGAGGCATTCCACTTCTTATTCCTGATGACACCGACATGACTCATATCGAAGAAGAGGAAAAACTTGGCGAACTGATGGCCGACCACATCCCGTCCGGCGGGGAAATATTCCATGAGCAGCAGTGGAAGAACTCAAAAAAAGAGTACTGGGATTTCGTCAGGAAAGAACTGAAAGGCCTCAGAACAGATAGAATTGAACCGACAGACACAGGAGAATTGACAGGCAGCAGAGAGCTTGTGGTGCTGAACGTCGGTTGCGGGCTGGACACGGGATTCCTCGACCTGGTCTCTCAAAAAAGCTTGAGCGAGGGGAGCTCCGGCAGAGACCTTATGCTGGTAGCGTTCGACCTGATGCAGAGTCTGCTTGAAAGTCTGCGAGACGATTACCAGTCCAGATTTAATGTGGCCGGTGCCGTACAGGCGCTGCCTTTCGCCGACAATACTTTTGATTGCGTGTGCTGTATTGACCTGATCCACCACGAACCCGACCTTCTCGAAAAAATGTTGAGTTCATTTTTCAGGATACTTCGCCCCGGAGGAATACTGATCCTCGAGGATATCAACGCATGGGGACTTTTCCAGTTCTGGAAGTCGATCCTGTTGCCGAGGCCCGTGCATGGAGTACTTCGATCTCTTTTTCACAGGTTGAGAGGTTCGGGCCACCAGCCGGCATCGTACGAATTTCCGACGAGCGTCTTCAGGGTCAGAAAAATACTCCTGGATTCCGGGTTCACCGAAGTCACCCCCGTTCCTCAAGCCGCCTATCCCAACATCTGCCCGGCAGGCTATTCACTTTTCAGGACACTCTCCCGGCTGAAAAGGATCGTGACATACCACAACTTCCACTACATGCTTCGAGCAATAAAATAA
- a CDS encoding M24 family metallopeptidase: MDLQAIQKALKEKGVDGWLFYDFHNRDHLAYRILGLDFEKMTSRRWFYFIPAEGEAVRLVHRVEMSKLDSLPGKKVYYHPWEELHAKLREILGEPKSIAMQYSPLNNIPYTSIVDAGTVELIRSCGHEVVSSSDLVQLFEAIIDEDGYQSHLKACDIIQGIKNEAFAQIDSAIKEGRDVTEYEIAQYILRRFDEEGIDPGHDIPIVGANDHPANPHFEPTEDGSYTFKKGDCVLIDLWGKCKEPGSIFYDITWCGFIGTDPPAKYVEIFNTVRDARIAAVEFVRKCFAEDRPCFGWEVDDACRNVVKEAGYGDYFIHRTGHSIGEEVHGNGVHIDNLETKDERQLVPGICFSIEPGIYLEGEMATRSEIDLFITLDGEVVVAGDEQTDLILMGVD, from the coding sequence ATGGATCTCCAGGCAATTCAAAAGGCATTGAAAGAAAAAGGTGTGGATGGGTGGCTGTTTTACGATTTTCACAACCGGGATCATCTCGCGTACAGGATACTCGGGCTGGACTTCGAAAAGATGACATCCAGGCGCTGGTTCTACTTTATCCCGGCAGAGGGTGAGGCCGTCAGGCTGGTTCACAGGGTGGAGATGTCCAAGCTCGACTCACTTCCCGGGAAAAAGGTCTATTACCATCCGTGGGAAGAGCTTCACGCGAAGTTGAGGGAGATTCTCGGCGAGCCGAAGTCGATCGCCATGCAGTACTCACCACTGAATAATATCCCGTATACTTCGATCGTAGATGCGGGCACTGTCGAACTTATCAGAAGCTGCGGTCACGAGGTAGTCTCCTCGTCCGATCTGGTGCAGTTGTTCGAAGCGATAATCGATGAGGATGGATACCAGAGCCACTTAAAGGCTTGCGATATAATCCAGGGCATAAAGAACGAAGCCTTCGCTCAGATCGACAGCGCTATAAAAGAGGGAAGGGATGTCACCGAGTACGAGATCGCGCAGTATATCCTCCGTCGTTTCGATGAGGAAGGGATCGATCCCGGGCATGATATCCCGATAGTCGGGGCGAACGATCACCCGGCCAACCCCCATTTCGAGCCGACTGAAGATGGAAGTTATACCTTCAAAAAAGGTGATTGCGTACTCATAGACCTCTGGGGCAAGTGCAAGGAACCAGGGTCGATCTTTTACGATATCACATGGTGCGGGTTTATCGGCACAGATCCTCCGGCCAAATATGTCGAGATATTCAACACGGTCCGCGACGCACGAATAGCGGCCGTTGAATTCGTGCGCAAGTGTTTTGCCGAGGACCGTCCATGCTTCGGGTGGGAGGTCGATGACGCCTGCCGTAACGTTGTGAAAGAGGCTGGATACGGAGACTATTTCATTCACAGGACGGGGCATTCGATAGGTGAGGAAGTCCATGGCAATGGAGTGCATATCGATAACCTCGAGACAAAGGACGAGCGCCAGCTGGTGCCAGGCATCTGTTTCTCGATAGAACCGGGCATCTATCTGGAAGGTGAGATGGCCACGAGAAGCGAGATCGACCTTTTCATCACCCTGGATGGCGAAGTAGTAGTAGCGGGCGATGAGCAGACTGATCTTATCCTGATGGGTGTTGATTGA